One segment of Brassica napus cultivar Da-Ae chromosome C3, Da-Ae, whole genome shotgun sequence DNA contains the following:
- the BNAC03G75840D gene encoding E3 ubiquitin-protein ligase AIRP2: MYYQLTKSSYMDSLKILEADIEHANGLAAEIPMGKSGVRLQVKLVCSNLAPFFIFLLQWMDFSCLLPRYFDFFHILIYKVRADGRWNRSRYGRKATIREFYCVILPSLERLHINFSDSPGDNTLWYPNPKAITYDIEGNRFMTNSVDSEREEECGICLEPCTKMVLPNCCHAMCIKCYRNWNTKSESCPFCRGNIKRVNSEDLWVLTCDEDVVDPETVTKEDLFRFYLHINSLPKDYPEAVFLGYNEYLI; encoded by the exons ATGTATTATCAGTTGACCAAGTCTTCTTACATGGACTCTTTGAAGATTCTTGAGGCTGACATTGAGCACGCCAATGGACT GGCTGCCGAGATTCCCATGGGAAAGAGCGGTGTTCGACTTCAGGTGAAACTGGTCTGCAGCAATTTGGCTCCGTTCTTCATATTCCTCCTGCAATGGATGGATTTCTCATGTCTCCTCCCAAGATATTTTGATTTCTTCCACATACTCATCTACAAG GTACGTGCTGATGGGAGGTGGAATCGATCCAGGTACGGAAGGAAAGCTACAATCAGAGAGTTCTACT GTGTTATATTACCATCACTAGAGCGTCTTCACATCAACTTCTCTGACTCACCAGGCGACAACACCTTGTGGTATCCCAATCCAAAAGCCATCACGTATGACATCGAAGGCAACAGATTCATGACTAACAGCGTTGACtctgagagagaagaagaatgtGGGATTTGCTTAGAGCCTTGCACCAAAATGGTGTTGCCTAACTGCTGTCACGCCATGTGCATCAAATGTTATAGGAACTGGAACACCAAGTCCGAGTCGTGCCCGTTTTGTCGAGGGAACATCAAGAGAGTTAACTCGGAGGATCTTTGGGTGCTTACTTGTGATGAAGATGTGGTGGATCCAGAGACTGTTACGAAAGAGGATCTTTTTAGGTTCTATCTACACATTAATAGTCTGCCTAAAGATTATCCTGAAGCTGTCTTCTTAGGGTACAACGAGTACTTGATATGA
- the LOC106361756 gene encoding 3-oxoacyl-[acyl-carrier-protein] reductase 2, chloroplastic: protein MATTSIAGPRLTSLKTAAGKLGYREICHVRQWAPVHSPMPHFGMLRCGSRRPFATSSSTVVQAQAQATAAEQSTGEEEAVPKVESPVVVVTGASRGIGKAIALSLGKAGCKVLVNYARSAKEAEQVSKQIEAYGGQAITFGGDVSKEADVDAMMKTAVDAWGTIDVVVNNAGITRDTLLIRMKKSQWDEVIDLNLTGVFLCTQAATKIMMKKRKGRIINIASVVGLIGNIGQANYAAAKAGVIGFSKTAAREGASRNINVNVVCPGFIASDMTAKLGEDMEKKILGTIPLGRYGQPEDVAGLVEFLALSPAASYITGQAFTIDGGIAI from the exons ATGGCCACCACCTCCATCGCAGGACCCAGACTCACTTCCTTGAAAACCGCCGCCGGGAAGCTCGGCTACCGTGAGATCTGTCATGTCCGGCAATGGGCTCCGGTTCATTCTCCGATGCCTCATTTCGGAATGCTGCGATGTGGATCGCGACGCCCGTTTGCAACCTCCTCCTCCACTG TTGTTCAAGCTCAAGCTCAAGCCACTGCTGCTGAGCAATCAACaggtgaagaagaagctgttcCGAAAGTGGAGTCTCCAGTTGTCGTTGTCACTGGTGCCTCTCGAGGCATTGGTAAAGCCATTGCTCTTTCCCTGGGCAAAGCTGGCTGCAAG GTCTTGGTGAATTATGCTAGGTCAGCTAAGGAGGCTGAACAAGTTTCTAAACAG ATTGAGGCATACGGTGGCCAGGCTATTACTTTTGGGGGTGATGTCTCCAAAGAGGCTGATGTGGATGCCATGATGAAAACC GCTGTTGATGCATGGGGAACCATTGATGTCGTCGTTAACAATGCAG GAATTACTCGGGATACCTTGTTGATACGAATGAAGAAGTCCCAATGGGATGAAGTGATTGATTTGAATCTCACTGGAGTATTCCTCTGTACCCAG GCAGCGACAAAGAtaatgatgaagaagagaaag GGAAGAATCATCAACATAGCGTCAGTTGTTGGTCTCATTGGTAATATTGGCCAAGCAAACTACGCTGCTGCTAAAGCTGGAGTTATCGGGTTCTCCAAGACTGCTGCCAGAGAGGGTGCGAGCAGGAATATTAAC GTCAATGTGGTTTGCCCCGGGTTCATTGCATCTGACATGACTGCTAAACTTGGAGAAGACATGGAAAAGAAAATCTTGGGAACAATCCCATTAG GACGATATGGACAACCGGAAGATGTGGCTGGCTTGGTAGAATTCTTGGCTCTCAGTCCTGCAGCCAGTTACATCACTGGACAG GCATTCACCATCGATGGGGGTATTGCCATCTAG
- the BNAC03G75800D gene encoding uncharacterized membrane protein YuiD, which produces MEDSTATTSSTHHYFTIFTNYPLISSLTAFTIAQFIKLFTSWYRERRWDLKQLIGSGGMPSSHSATVTALAVAIGLQEGFGGSHFAIALILASVVMYDATGVRLHAGRQAEVLNQIVYELPAEHPLAESRPLRELLGHTPPQVVAGGMLGSVTAVTGYLFTRVATS; this is translated from the exons ATGGAGGATTCCACGGCCACGACGTCTTCGACTCATCATTATTTCACCATTTTCACGAATTACCCTCTCATCTCCTCCCTCACGGCTTTCACCATCGCTCAATTCATCAAACTCTTCACCTCCTG GTATAGGGAAAGGAGATGGGATCTCAAACAGCTTATTGGCTCCGGAGGAATGCCTTCTTCTCATTCAGCTACCGTTACTGCTCTCGCGGTTGCAATCGGTTTACAAGAGGGCTTCGGTGGTTCTCATTTCGCTATTGCTTTGATCTTAGCTTCTGTT GTGATGTATGATGCTACTGGTGTCAGGTTACACGCTGGTCGCCAAGCTGAG GTTCTCAATCAGATTGTCTACGAACTTCCTGCAGAACATCCCTTGGCTGAAAGCAGACCATTGCGTGAACTTCTCGGCCATACCCCTCCCCAG GTCGTTGCTGGTGGAATGCTTGGAAGTGTCACAGCAGTCACTGGATATTTATTTACCAGGGTAGCTACTAGCTAA
- the LOC106361752 gene encoding U-box domain-containing protein 6-like — MDLSELEENLFAASDAKLHRDMCKELSAVYCKVLSIFPSLEEARPRSKSGIQALCSLHIALEKAKNILQHCSECSKLYLAITGDAVLLKFEKTKSALIDSLRRVEDIVPSSIGSQILDIVGELEHTKFLLDPSEKEVGDSIIALLQQGKKFDNGTDNAELEIFHQAATKLSITSSRSALAERRALKKLIDKARAEEDKRKESIVAYLLHLMRKYSKLFRSEAVDENDSQCSPPCSPTGNEDRPHAFGRQLSKFGSVNNSRKPGQMMPTPPEELRCPISLQLMCDPVIIASGQTYERVCIEKWLSDGHNSCPKTQQQLPHLSLTPNYCVKGLIASWCEQNGITVPTEPPQSLDLNYWRLALSDSDSRSCTPKDAKLVPLEESSTIGPEQQQHKEDVTVADVDVEETSAAINVLEQYQDILAILDKEEDLGEKCKVVENVRLLLKDDEEARILMGGNGFVEAFLRFLESAVHENDVAAQETGAMALFNLAVNNNRNKELMLTSGVIPLLEKMITCPHSQGPATALYLNLSCLEKAKPVIGSSQAVAFFVKLLLQEETQCKLDALHALYNLSTHSPNIPTLLSCNIIKTLQVLASTGDHLWIEKSLAVLINLASSQEGKEEMISSQGMISTLATVLDAGDTVEQEQAVSCLVILCTGSEQCIQMVLQEGVIPSLVSISVNGSSRGRDKSQKLLMLFREQRQREQASPNKDDAPRKSLSAPLPMSVPAQASAQPGSEGKPLFKSTSARRTMTRAFSFFWKKSYSIHR; from the exons ATGGATTTAAGCGAGCTCGAAGAGAATTTGTTCGCTGCTAGCGATGCCAAG TTACACAGAGATATGTGCAAGGAACTATCTGCAGTTTATTGCAAGGTATTGTCTATCTTCCCTTCCTTGGAAGAAGCACGTCCCCGGAGTAAATCAGGGATTCAAGCCTTGTGCTCGTTACATATCGCGCTTGAGAAAGCCAAGAACATTCTTCAACACTGCTCTGAGTGTAGCAAACTTTACTTG GCTATAACTGGAGACGCTGTTCTGTTAAAATTTGAGAAAACAAAGTCTGCACTTATCGATAGTCTTAGACGCGTGGAGGACATTGTCCCTAGCTCAATTGGCTCTCAG ATTTTGGATATTGTAGGTGAACTAGAGCACACCAAGTTCTTGCTTGATCCATCAGAGAAAGAAGTCGGCGACAGTATAATCGCACTACTACAACAAGGCAAGAAATTTGACAACGGCACCGACAACGCCGAGCTTGAAATATTCCACCAAGCAGCTACTAAACTCAGCATAACTTCATCCAGATCAGCTCTTGCAGAGCGGCGTGCTCTAAAGAAGCTCATTGACAAGGCACGTGCGGAAGAAGACAAACGGAAAGAGTCAATCGTGGCTTACCTCTTGCATCTCATGAGAAAATACTCCAAGCTTTTCAGAAGCGAAGCTGTGGATGAGAATGACTCTCAGTGTTCGCCACCATGTTCCCCCACTGGTAATGAAGACCGTCCCCATGCGTTTGGGCGTCAGCTATCTAAGTTTGGTTCTGTTAATAACAGTAGGAAACCAGGACAGATGATGCCAACTCCACCAGAAGAACTCAGGTGTCCCATATCCTTGCAGCTTATGTGTGATCCTGTCATTATTGCCTCTGGACAGACTTATGAACGTGTCTGTATCGAGAAATGGTTGAGTGATGGACATAACTCTTGCCCCAAGACTCAGCAGCAGCTCCCACATCTTTCCCTGACTCCTAATTACTGTGTGAAAGGTCTGATTGCGAGCTGGTGTGAGCAGAATGGAATCACAGTCCCTACTGAACCACCACAATCTCTTGACCTCAACTACTGGAGACTAGCGCTGTCTGACTCTGATAGTAGATCTTGCACACCGAAGGACGCAAAACTCGTTCCTTTGGAGGAGAGTAGTACTATTGGTCcggaacaacaacaacacaaagaAGATGTCACTGTGGCTGATGTAGATGTTGAGGAGACTTCTGCTGCTATCAATGTTCTAGAACAGTATCAGGATATATTGGCTATCTTGGACAAAGAGGAGGACTTGGGTGAAAAATGCAAAGTAGTAGAGAACGTCAGGCTGTTGCTAAAGGATGATGAAGAGGCTAGGATCCTCATGGGAGGTAATGGGTTTGTTGAAGCTTTCTTGCGGTTTTTAGAATCAGCTGTTCATGAAAACGATGTAGCCGCACAGGAGACTGGAGCTATGGCTTTGTTTAACTTAGCAGTCAACAATAACAG GAACAAAGAGTTGATGCTGACTTCAGGAGTCATCCCGCTGCTAGAGAAAATGATCACTTGTCCTCACTCCCAAGGGCCAGCAACTGCGTTATATCTAAACCTCTCCTGCCTAGAGAAAGCCAAGCCTGTGATTGGCTCAAGTCAAGCAGTTGCCTTTTTCgtgaagcttcttcttcaggaAGAAACACAGTGCAAGCTGGACGCTCTTCACGCTCTCTACAACCTCTCAACCCACTCTCCCAACATCCCCACTCTCCTTTCATGTAACATCATCAAAACCCTCCAAGTCCTAGCATCAACAGGTGACCACTTGTGGATAGAGAAGTCATTAGCGGTATTAATAAACTTAGCCTCTAGCCAAGAAGGGAAAGAAGAGATGATATCATCACAAGGGATGATCAGCACTCTCGCAACGGTCCTGGACGCTGGTGACACGGTGGAACAAGAGCAGGCCGTTTCTTGCCTTGTGATCTTGTGCACGGGAAGCGAGCAGTGTATTCAGATGGTGCTGCAAGAAGGAGTGATTCCGTCTCTGGTTTCCATCTCGGTGAATGGAAGTAGCCGAGGAAGAGACAAGTCTCAGAAGCTTCTGATGCTGTTCAGGGAACAGAGGCAACGAGAACAGGCGTCGCCGAATAAAGATGACGCTCCCAGGAAAAGCTTGTCTGCGCCATTGCCAATGTCTGTACCTGCTCAAGCTTCAGCTCAACCAGGGTCAGAGGGGAAGCCTTTGTTTAAATCAACCTCTGCAAGGAGGACAATGACGAGAGCATTCAGCTTCTTTTGGAAGAAAAGCTACTCCATCCACCGTTGA
- the LOC106361747 gene encoding nuclear pore complex protein NUP54, producing MFGTPSSTPLFGSSSTSAFGTPSSTPAFGTPSSTPAFGTPSATPAFGTPSSTPAFGTPSTSSFASGGFGNSLFSTPFSSQQPQQQQQTSPFQQPASTGFGFQSPFNTAQQQTPFQNTQLTTQMAPVAPIPFSLADRDIQAIVEAYKEDPTNPKYAFKHLLFSVTEQQYRVKPAAVSDIMWAEAMSKLEGMDSSERERLWPQLVQGFKDLSQRLKLQDEVLVSDRERIKTTQSNVKMLQRHLQAHTFPSIERLRQKEQNFQRRMLRVMRIVEGLEGKGFRLPLTKGEAELSEKLTGITRQVKGPGAELSRRVQSLQTICRAQANSFSAGSSIYLPGSTKIDEQSLIDMQEVLQQETEAIGRLGNVLKRDMRDMEIMVAEDTEMTEDT from the exons ATGTTCGGCACTCCGTCGTCCACGCCGTTGTTCGGTTCCTCCTCAACCTCCGCCTTCGGCACTCCTTCGTCTACCCCTGCGTTCGGTACGCCGTCGTCCACGCCCGCCTTCGGAACGCCCTCAGCCACGCCGGCCTTCGGCACGCCTTCATCCACGCCGGCGTTCGGGACGCCGTCGACATCTTCCTTCGCCTCGGGCGGATTTGGCAACTCGCTCTTCTCCACTCCGTTCTCATCTCAGCAGCCACAGCAACAACAGCAGACGTCGCCGTTCCAGCAGCCGGCGTCTACTGGTTTCGGTTTTCAGTCGCCGTTCAACACGGCGCAGCAGCAGACGCCTTTCCAAAATACGCAATTGACTACTCAGATGGCTCCCGTTGCTCCCATTCCTTTCTCCCTCGCCGATCGTGATATCCAG GCCATAGTTGAAGCCTATAAAGaagatccgacgaaccctaagtATGCGTTTAAG CATCTTTTGTTCAGTGTGACTGAACAGCAGTATCGTGTCAAGCCTGCAGCTGTATCAGAT ATAATGTGGGCAGAGGCCATGAGCAAACTTGAAGGCATGGATTCATCAGAAAGAGAGCGCCTTTGGCCTCAGCTTGTGCAAGGCTTTAAAGATCTTTCTCAGCGCCTTAAG CTTCAAGATGAAGTTCTCGTATCAGATAGGGAAAGAATAAAAACTACTCAGAGCAACGTGAAAATG cttcAAAGACATTTGCAAGCACATACCTTTCCGTCTATTGAAAGGTTGAGACAGAAGGAGCAGAATTTTCAAAGACGCATGTTGAGG GTGATGAGGATAGTGGAGGGCTTAGAGGGGAAGGGTTTCCGGTTACCCTTAACAAAAGGAGAGGCCGAACTGTCTGAGAAGCTAACTGGAATAACAAGACAG GTGAAAGGTCCTGGAGCAGAGCTTTCAAGGAGGGTGCAAAGTCTGCAGACAATATGTCGCGCTCAAGCAAATTCCTTCTCTGCTGGTAGCTCCATTTATCTCCCGGGGTCAACTAAAATAGACGAGCAGAGTCTGATTGATATGCAGGAG GTATTGCAACAGGAGACAGAAGCAATAGGAAGGCTTGGGAACGTATTGAAGCGAGACATGAGGGATATGGAAATCATGGTGGCTGAAGATACAGAGATGACCGAGGACACATAG
- the LOC106359191 gene encoding uncharacterized protein LOC106359191, producing MWVANYDRLPTRCRLAAWDTSIVKTCLLCGHYDESRDHLFLRCSFSEHIWKEITVRLGYRPFYFHTWTALIAWLDVGDTTSPLTLRRLVAQATIYSSPCLCKDIDRLLRNIILARKNRSKFGCLMQVWLKHTV from the coding sequence ATGTGGGTAGCTAACTATGATAGATTACCAACCCGTTGTCGCCTTGCTGCTTGGGATACAAGCATTGTCAAAACGTGCTTGTTATGTGGACACTATGATGAAAGCAGAGACCACCTTTTCCTAAGGTGCTCTTTCAGCGAACATATATGGAAGGAGATCACTGTACGTCTCGGCTACAGACCGTTCTACTTCCACACCTGGACTGCTCTTATTGCCTGGCTCGATGTTGGAGACACAACGAGCCCTCTCACTCTCAGACGTCTTGTTGCTCAGGCCACCATATATAGCTCTCCTTGCCTCTGCAAAGACATTGACAGACTTCTCAGGAACATAATCCTAGCCAGGAAGAACCGCAGCAAATTCGGTTGCCTAATGCAAGTATGGCTCAAGCATACTGTCTAG